A single Oryctolagus cuniculus chromosome 16, mOryCun1.1, whole genome shotgun sequence DNA region contains:
- the NWD1 gene encoding NACHT domain- and WD repeat-containing protein 1 isoform X1: protein MCRIAQEVGCRAPLAEPARAGFSANRAPSPADMEAEREFLQRSAYPELRIFCQKHGLVFEAVDLRWGIREPEATALLTPDLCLEELGRCQQTSTGPAFVVPGAEETRGPEEATLASVLYAGAQEAWRRGRISEEQWHRYHWSVTAWELELGLLRSAAGAQGATVFVREIADLHRHLLEDCAVPTADRLPDGCPDLGAQALLSSLKGRVAEAHPDALRSHRLPWSRDLGTRKSRAHAPYLQQLSEQFVARATHQVLRHLRELEAPAPLGSAWLYREICHHLRQSAELTRTFCGRRELLAQLGRRLNDDDGRPHPPLVLWGPPGVGSSALMCRLAERISSAPGLLPSRTVTVLRLLGTSPLSRDTRGLLPSLCFQVCLAYGLPPPPAQVLAAHCRVVQFFHALLHTVSCRNFESLVLLLDSVDDLDPGRWPQRMPWLPARCPPRVHLVLSACSGPGGRLESLRETLGDPDSYWEVQPLSGNQGREMMELLLTTANRTLSRPQRDLLWASLPECGHPGRLRLAFEEARQWASFTTPAPLAATPEEATHQLCARLEQTHGRLLVAHVLGYIVCSRHGLSEAELKDILSLDDEVLQAVYQEWTPPSKELLRFPPLLWVRLRRDLGHCLARRPGDGCTLLAIAHRQLAQVIRQRYLSGPEGARRHSVLADFFSGAWSQGTKKLITLPLVGRPLNLDRQPAPQPLWFSDSAANLRKLHELPWHLLHAGRLAELKQEVLGNLSWISCRAESGGIESLLDDFRLCAPPLGCPEADLIRGALQLCRPAVELRGAERSILYTELLARLHFFSTSHPALVGQLCQQAQSWFRACPHPVLVPLAGFLQPPGGPLRATLTGCHKGITALAWSPDEELLVVGTQDGTVVVWDTEEQQVVHFLSGHSGEVRGLRVFCAGRSAVSASSDRTLRLWDLRRGWEKSMFQEGSLPAPAPCAWSLHVDEAGGVLYSAPGSQISAWNLESAQLVFRVLGDPADPWLCTAVLASPARLLAVSRAGVVRLWHSATGSLQGEHRVSGIAEETPTCAILAQKQGKVVTGFSDGSVSLVSAQEDRLREKLPDAVGFLVLSEDESLLAAGFGRCVRILLADGRGFHRFLAADLKHEDVVETAVFGPQNNLLVTGSRDALIQVWSLSEQGRLLDVLQGIGAPVSLLARAGALVASASPLSSSCQVWDLRAAHRPRAAATFPGRTGLTAVSHNGSFVYFPKVGERHAVSVWDVAEGEEQDALDTSSEVRCLEVAEEAKLLFTGLASGVVLVFPLHSRQDVMCIPPPEARRAVNCMALSKSEKWLAVAYDSVVLVLAIGPGEPCPVIEGPTYTISPGLPEPIASVAVLADSRVLYGTAAGGLFLHECASSRGVPLEAHGSRVGCVDVSHGEQLAVSGSGEALLCLWDLQARRWKFQMSCTSSYCGGVQCARFSKDDEYVYAGMKDCSVTVWSALDGTLLAVQFVHTVVDRIIPTAGGFLAPSRHGYLIRERFQRPAARTSQQEPLHTFQKAAWMVRARQREQRAAAAGAPGASGSERAPGKESTPNRRSQVCVIV from the exons ATGTGCCGCATAGCTCAGGAAGTGGGGTGCAGGGCGCCTCTGGCTGAGCCGGCGCGCGCTGGGTTCTCCGCTAACCGCGCGCCCTCACCTGCAGACATGGAGGCCGAGAGGGAGTTCCTGCAGCGCAGCGCCTACCCCGAGCTGCGGATCTTCTGTCAGAAACATGGCCTGGTGTTTGAG GCCGTTGATCTGCGGTGGGGCATCCGCGAACCAGAGGCCACGGCCCTCCTGACCCCCGACCTATGCTTGGAGGAGCTTGGCAGATGCCAGCAAACATCCACAGGCCCAGCGTTTGTG GTGCCCGGCGCCGAGGAGACCCGGGGGCCGGAGGAAGCCACCTTGGCGTCTGTCCTGTACGCGGGAGCCCAGGAGGCCTGGAGGCGGGGCCGCATCAGTGAGGAGCAGTGGCACCGCTACCACTGGTCAG tcaCTGcgtgggagctggagctggggcttctGCGCTCGGCGGCGGGAGCCCAGGGAGCCACCGTGTTCGTGCGAGAGATCGCGGACCTGCACCGGCACCTGCTGGAAGACTGCGCCGTGCCGACGGCGGACCGGCTCCCCGACGGCTGCCCGGACCTCGGCGCCCAAGCCCTTCTCAGCAGCCTCAAGGGTCGCGTCGCCGAGGCGCACCCCGACGCGCTCAGATCCCACCGCCTGCCCTGGAGCCGGGACCTGGGCACGCGCAAGAGCCGAGCCCACGCCCCCTACCTGCAGCAGCTGAGCGAGCAGTTCGTGGCCAGGGCCACCCACCAGGTGCTCCGGCACCTCCGCGAGCTGGAGGCGCCCGCCCCGCTCGGCTCGGCCTGGCTCTACCGGGAGATTTGCCACCACCTGCGGCAGAGCGCCGAGCTCACCCGCACCTTCTGCGGGCGCCGGGAGCTCCTGGCGCAGCTCGGGCGGCGGCTCAACGACGACGACGGCCGCCCGCACCCGCCGCTGGTGCTCTGGGGGCCCCCGGGCGTGGGCAGCAGCGCCCTGATGTGCCGGCTGGCCGAGCGGATCTCGTCCGCGCCGGGGCTGCTGCCCTCCAGGACGGTGACCGTGCTGAGACTGCTAGGGACGTCTCCGTTGAGCCGGGACACCCGCGGCCTCCTCCCGAGCCTGTGTTTCCAGGTGTGCCTGGCCTACGGGCTGCCGCCGCCCCCGGCCCAGGTCCTGGCCGCCCACTGCAGGGTGGTCCAGTTTTTCCACGCCCTGCTCCACACCGTGTCCTGCAGAAACTTCGAGTCGCTGGTGCTCCTGCTGGATTCTGTGGATGACCTTGACCCTGGCCGCTGGCCACAGAGAATGCCCTGGCTGCCGGCCCGGTGCCCACCGAGGGTGCATCTCGTCCTCTCGGCCTGTTCAGGGCCAGGGGGCCGTTTGGAGAGCCTGCGGGAGACCCTCGGTGACCCAGACTCCTACTGGGAGGTGCAGCCCCTCTCTGGGAACCAGGGGCGGGAGATGATGGAACTCCTGCTGACCACTGCGAACAGGACGCTGAGCCGGCCGCAGAGGGACCTGCTCTGGGCCAGCCTCCCCGAGTGCGGGCACCCGGGGCGCCTGAGGCTGGCCTTCGAGGAGGCCCGCCAGTGGGCGTCTTTCACCACGCCGGCCCCTCTGGCCGCCACGCCCGAGGAAGCCACGCACCAGCTCTGTGCCCGGCTGGAGCAGACGCATGGGCGGCTGCTAGTGGCCCATGTGCTGGGCTACATCGTGTGCTCACG gcACGGTCTCTCAGAGGCGGAGCTCAAGGACATCCTGTCCCTGGACGATGAGGTGCTGCAGGCCGTGTACCAGGAGTGGACCCCGCCCAGCAAGGAGCTGCTGCGTTTCCCGCCTCTGCTGTGGGTGCGGCTGCGGCGGGATCTGGGTCACTGCTTGGCCCGACGGCCGGGGGACGGCTGCACACTCCTGGCCATCGCCCACAG ACAGCTAGCCCAGGTGATCCGCCAGCGCTACCTGTCGGGGCCAGAGGGAGCCAGGCGGCACAGCGTCCTAGCCGACTTCTTCTCGGGCGCCTGGAGCCAGGGCACCAAGAAACTCATCACCCTGCCGCTCGTGGGGAGGCCCCTGAACTTGGACCGCCAG CCCGCCCCGCAGCCCCTGTGGTTCTCGGACTCTGCGGCAAATCTGCGGAAGCTGCACGAGCTGCCCTGGCACCTGCTGCACGCGGGGCGCCTGGCGGAGCTGAAGCAGGAGGTGCTGG GGAACCTGAGCTGGATTTCCTGCCGGGCGGAGTCGGGGGGCATCGAGAGTCTGCTGGACGACTTCCGCCTGTGCGCCCCTCCGCTGGGCTGTCCTGAGGCCGACCTGATCCGCGGGGCCCTGCAGCTCTGCCGCCCCGCCGTGGAGCTCCGGGGCGCGG AGAGAAGCATCCTGTACACAGAACTCCTGGCCAGGCTCCATTTCTTCTCCACCTCACACCCAGCGCTGGTGGGGCAGCTGTGCCAGCAGGCCCAGAGCTGGTTCCGGGCGTGCCCACACCCCGTGCTGGTGCCCCTGGCAGGGTTCCTGCAGCCCCCGGGAGGTCCCCTCCGCGCCACCCTCACCGGCTGTCACAAAG GCATCACCGCCCTGGCGTGGAGCCCGGATGAGGAGCTGCTGGTGGTCGGCACCCAGGACGGCACTGTGGTCGTGTGGGAcacggaggagcagcaagtggtgcacTTCCTAAGCGGACACTCGG GAGAGGTGAGGGGCTTGCGGGTGTTCTGCGCGGGCCGGAGCGCCGTGTCCGCCTCCAGCGACCGCACGCTGCGCCTGTGGGATCTGCGCCGTGGCTGGGAGAAGTCCATGTTTCAGGAGGGAAGCCTGCCGGCCCCAGCACCCTGCGCCTGGAGCCTGCACGTGGACGAAGCCGGCGGGGTCCTGTACTCGGCCCCCGGCTCCCAG ATCAGTGCTTGGAACCTGGAATCTGCCCAGCTGGTTTTCCGCGTCCTGGGCGACCCCGCGGACCCCTGGCTGTGCACGGCCGTGCTGGCTTCCCCGGCCAGGCTGCTGGCAGTGTCCAGGGCAGGCGTGGTCCGCCTGTGGCACTCAGCCACCGGGAGCCTGCAGGGGGAGCATCGTGTGTCCGGGATCGCAGAAGAGACCCCCACCTGTGCGATCTTGGCGCAGAAGCAAGGGAAGGTGGTTACCGGGTTTAGCGACGGCTCCGTCTCCTTG GTCTCGGCTCAGGAGGACAGGCTACGGGAGAAGCTTCCAGACGCCGTGGGGTTCCTGGTGCTCTCGGAAGACGAGTCCCTTCTCGCCGCAG GCTTTGGCAGGTGCGTGCGCATCCTCCTGGCTGACGGGCGCGGCTTTCACCGGTTCCTGGCCGCCGACCTGAAACACGAGGACGTGGTGGAGACAGCGGTGTTCGGCCCCCAGAACAACCTGCTCGTCACGGGGTCCCGGGACGCGCTCATCCAG GTGTGGAGTCTTTCGGAACAGGGGAGACTTCTGGACGTCCTCCAGGGCATCGGGGCCCCCGTGAGCCTGCTGGCCCGGGCTGGGGCCTTGGTGGCATCTGCCTCCCCGCTCTCATCCTCTTGCCAAGTCTGGGACCTCCGGGCCGCTCACAGACCCCGGGCCGCGGCCACCTTCCCTGGCCGCACGGGGCTCACCGCCGTGTCCCACAACGGCAGCTTCGTGTACTTCCCCAAGGTCGGGGAGCGGCATGCCGTCAGCGTCTGGGACGTGGCGGAAG gtgaaGAACAAGACGCCCTGGACACATCCAGCGAGGTCCGGTGCCTGGAGGTGGCCGAGGAGGCCAAGCTGCTGTTCACGGGGCTCGCTTCGGGGGTGGTCCTCGTGTTCCCCCTGCACTCCAGGCAGGACGTCATGTGCATCCCCCCTCCCGAAGCCCGCAGAGCCGTCAACTGCATGGCCCTGAGCAAGAGCGAGAAGTGGCTAGCCGTCGCCTACGACAGTGTCGTGCTGGTGCTGGCCATCGGCCCCGGGGAGCCCTGCCCGGTCATCGAGGGCCCCACGTACACCATCTCCCCCGGGCTGCCCGAGCCCATCGCCAGCGTGGCCGTGCTGGCCGACTCCCGCGTGCTGTACGGCACGGCCGCCGGCGGCCTCTTCCTCCACGAGTGTGCCAGTTCCCGAGGGGTCCCACTGGAGGCCCACGGGAGCCGTGTTGGCTGCGTGGACGTCAGCCACGGGGAGCAGCTGGCCGTGAGCGGGTCCGGGGaagccctgctctgcctctgggaCCTGCAGGCGCGCAGGTGGAAGTTCCAGATGAGCTGTACG AGCTCCTACTGCGGGGGTGTCCAGTGCGCCCGCTTCTCCAAGGACGACGAGTACGTGTACGCGGGCATGAAGGACTGCTCGGTGACGGTGTGGAGCGCTCTGGACG GCACCCTGCTGGCCGTCCAGTTCGTCCACACCGTGGTGGACAGAATCATCCCCACGGCTGGGGGcttcctggcccccagcaggcACGGGTATCTCATCCGCGAGCGTTTCCAGCGCCCCGCGGCGAGAACCTCGCAGCAGGAGCCGTTGCACACCTTCCAGAAGGCAGCGTGGATGGTCAGagccaggcagagagagcagcGGGCGGCGGCCGCGGGAGCTCCGGGGGCCTCGGGGTCGGAGCGGGCCCCTGGGAAGGAGTCCACGCCCAACAGGCGCTCGCAAGTCTGCGTGATCGTGTAG
- the NWD1 gene encoding NACHT domain- and WD repeat-containing protein 1 isoform X3, translated as MCRIAQEVGCRAPLAEPARAGFSANRAPSPADMEAEREFLQRSAYPELRIFCQKHGLVFEAVDLRWGIREPEATALLTPDLCLEELGRCQQTSTGPAFVALLGNQYGPRPVPRCMEEEEWEALRSQLAPRPRELELLARHFRKDENAVPASYILQVPGAEETRGPEEATLASVLYAGAQEAWRRGRISEEQWHRYHWSVTAWELELGLLRSAAGAQGATVFVREIADLHRHLLEDCAVPTADRLPDGCPDLGAQALLSSLKGRVAEAHPDALRSHRLPWSRDLGTRKSRAHAPYLQQLSEQFVARATHQVLRHLRELEAPAPLGSAWLYREICHHLRQSAELTRTFCGRRELLAQLGRRLNDDDGRPHPPLVLWGPPGVGSSALMCRLAERISSAPGLLPSRTVTVLRLLGTSPLSRDTRGLLPSLCFQVCLAYGLPPPPAQVLAAHCRVVQFFHALLHTVSCRNFESLVLLLDSVDDLDPGRWPQRMPWLPARCPPRVHLVLSACSGPGGRLESLRETLGDPDSYWEVQPLSGNQGREMMELLLTTANRTLSRPQRDLLWASLPECGHPGRLRLAFEEARQWASFTTPAPLAATPEEATHQLCARLEQTHGRLLVAHVLGYIVCSRHGLSEAELKDILSLDDEVLQAVYQEWTPPSKELLRFPPLLWVRLRRDLGHCLARRPGDGCTLLAIAHRQLAQVIRQRYLSGPEGARRHSVLADFFSGAWSQGTKKLITLPLVGRPLNLDRQPAPQPLWFSDSAANLRKLHELPWHLLHAGRLAELKQEVLGNLSWISCRAESGGIESLLDDFRLCAPPLGCPEADLIRGALQLCRPAVELRGAERSILYTELLARLHFFSTSHPALVGQLCQQAQSWFRACPHPVLVPLAGFLQPPGGPLRATLTGCHKGITALAWSPDEELLVVGTQDGTVVVWDTEEQQVVHFLSGHSGEVRGLRVFCAGRSAVSASSDRTLRLWDLRRGWEKSMFQEGSLPAPAPCAWSLHVDEAGGVLYSAPGSQISAWNLESAQLVFRVLGDPADPWLCTAVLASPARLLAVSRAGVVRLWHSATGSLQGEHRVSGIAEETPTCAILAQKQGKVVTGFSDGSVSLVSAQEDRLREKLPDAVGFLVLSEDESLLAAGFGRCVRILLADGRGFHRFLAADLKHEDVVETAVFGPQNNLLVTGSRDALIQVWSLSEQGRLLDVLQGIGAPVSLLARAGALVASASPLSSSCQVWDLRAAHRPRAAATFPGRTGLTAVSHNGSFVYFPKVGERHAVSVWDVAEGEEQDALDTSSEVRCLEVAEEAKLLFTGLASGVVLVFPLHSRQDVMCIPPPEARRAVNCMALSKSEKWLAVAYDSVVLVLAIGPGEPCPVIEGPTYTISPGLPEPIASVAVLADSRVLYGTAAGGLFLHECASSRGVPLEAHGSRVGCVDVSHGEQLAVSGSGEALLCLWDLQARRWKFQMSCTSSYCGGVQCARFSKDDEYVYAGMKDCSVTVWSALDGTLLAVQFVHTVVDRIIPTAGGFLAPSRHGYLIRERFQRPAARTSQQEPLHTFQKAAWMVRARQREQRAAAAGAPGASGSERAPGKESTPNRRSQVCVIV; from the exons ATGTGCCGCATAGCTCAGGAAGTGGGGTGCAGGGCGCCTCTGGCTGAGCCGGCGCGCGCTGGGTTCTCCGCTAACCGCGCGCCCTCACCTGCAGACATGGAGGCCGAGAGGGAGTTCCTGCAGCGCAGCGCCTACCCCGAGCTGCGGATCTTCTGTCAGAAACATGGCCTGGTGTTTGAG GCCGTTGATCTGCGGTGGGGCATCCGCGAACCAGAGGCCACGGCCCTCCTGACCCCCGACCTATGCTTGGAGGAGCTTGGCAGATGCCAGCAAACATCCACAGGCCCAGCGTTTGTG GCCCTCCTAGGCAACCAGTACGGCCCCCGTCCCGTCCCCCGgtgcatggaggaggaggagtgggaagcCCTGCGGTCCCAGCTGGCCCCCAGGCcgcgggagctggagctgctaGCTCGCCACTTCCGAAAGGACGAGAACGCGGTCCCCGCCTCCTACATCCTGCAGGTGCCCGGCGCCGAGGAGACCCGGGGGCCGGAGGAAGCCACCTTGGCGTCTGTCCTGTACGCGGGAGCCCAGGAGGCCTGGAGGCGGGGCCGCATCAGTGAGGAGCAGTGGCACCGCTACCACTGGTCAG tcaCTGcgtgggagctggagctggggcttctGCGCTCGGCGGCGGGAGCCCAGGGAGCCACCGTGTTCGTGCGAGAGATCGCGGACCTGCACCGGCACCTGCTGGAAGACTGCGCCGTGCCGACGGCGGACCGGCTCCCCGACGGCTGCCCGGACCTCGGCGCCCAAGCCCTTCTCAGCAGCCTCAAGGGTCGCGTCGCCGAGGCGCACCCCGACGCGCTCAGATCCCACCGCCTGCCCTGGAGCCGGGACCTGGGCACGCGCAAGAGCCGAGCCCACGCCCCCTACCTGCAGCAGCTGAGCGAGCAGTTCGTGGCCAGGGCCACCCACCAGGTGCTCCGGCACCTCCGCGAGCTGGAGGCGCCCGCCCCGCTCGGCTCGGCCTGGCTCTACCGGGAGATTTGCCACCACCTGCGGCAGAGCGCCGAGCTCACCCGCACCTTCTGCGGGCGCCGGGAGCTCCTGGCGCAGCTCGGGCGGCGGCTCAACGACGACGACGGCCGCCCGCACCCGCCGCTGGTGCTCTGGGGGCCCCCGGGCGTGGGCAGCAGCGCCCTGATGTGCCGGCTGGCCGAGCGGATCTCGTCCGCGCCGGGGCTGCTGCCCTCCAGGACGGTGACCGTGCTGAGACTGCTAGGGACGTCTCCGTTGAGCCGGGACACCCGCGGCCTCCTCCCGAGCCTGTGTTTCCAGGTGTGCCTGGCCTACGGGCTGCCGCCGCCCCCGGCCCAGGTCCTGGCCGCCCACTGCAGGGTGGTCCAGTTTTTCCACGCCCTGCTCCACACCGTGTCCTGCAGAAACTTCGAGTCGCTGGTGCTCCTGCTGGATTCTGTGGATGACCTTGACCCTGGCCGCTGGCCACAGAGAATGCCCTGGCTGCCGGCCCGGTGCCCACCGAGGGTGCATCTCGTCCTCTCGGCCTGTTCAGGGCCAGGGGGCCGTTTGGAGAGCCTGCGGGAGACCCTCGGTGACCCAGACTCCTACTGGGAGGTGCAGCCCCTCTCTGGGAACCAGGGGCGGGAGATGATGGAACTCCTGCTGACCACTGCGAACAGGACGCTGAGCCGGCCGCAGAGGGACCTGCTCTGGGCCAGCCTCCCCGAGTGCGGGCACCCGGGGCGCCTGAGGCTGGCCTTCGAGGAGGCCCGCCAGTGGGCGTCTTTCACCACGCCGGCCCCTCTGGCCGCCACGCCCGAGGAAGCCACGCACCAGCTCTGTGCCCGGCTGGAGCAGACGCATGGGCGGCTGCTAGTGGCCCATGTGCTGGGCTACATCGTGTGCTCACG gcACGGTCTCTCAGAGGCGGAGCTCAAGGACATCCTGTCCCTGGACGATGAGGTGCTGCAGGCCGTGTACCAGGAGTGGACCCCGCCCAGCAAGGAGCTGCTGCGTTTCCCGCCTCTGCTGTGGGTGCGGCTGCGGCGGGATCTGGGTCACTGCTTGGCCCGACGGCCGGGGGACGGCTGCACACTCCTGGCCATCGCCCACAG ACAGCTAGCCCAGGTGATCCGCCAGCGCTACCTGTCGGGGCCAGAGGGAGCCAGGCGGCACAGCGTCCTAGCCGACTTCTTCTCGGGCGCCTGGAGCCAGGGCACCAAGAAACTCATCACCCTGCCGCTCGTGGGGAGGCCCCTGAACTTGGACCGCCAG CCCGCCCCGCAGCCCCTGTGGTTCTCGGACTCTGCGGCAAATCTGCGGAAGCTGCACGAGCTGCCCTGGCACCTGCTGCACGCGGGGCGCCTGGCGGAGCTGAAGCAGGAGGTGCTGG GGAACCTGAGCTGGATTTCCTGCCGGGCGGAGTCGGGGGGCATCGAGAGTCTGCTGGACGACTTCCGCCTGTGCGCCCCTCCGCTGGGCTGTCCTGAGGCCGACCTGATCCGCGGGGCCCTGCAGCTCTGCCGCCCCGCCGTGGAGCTCCGGGGCGCGG AGAGAAGCATCCTGTACACAGAACTCCTGGCCAGGCTCCATTTCTTCTCCACCTCACACCCAGCGCTGGTGGGGCAGCTGTGCCAGCAGGCCCAGAGCTGGTTCCGGGCGTGCCCACACCCCGTGCTGGTGCCCCTGGCAGGGTTCCTGCAGCCCCCGGGAGGTCCCCTCCGCGCCACCCTCACCGGCTGTCACAAAG GCATCACCGCCCTGGCGTGGAGCCCGGATGAGGAGCTGCTGGTGGTCGGCACCCAGGACGGCACTGTGGTCGTGTGGGAcacggaggagcagcaagtggtgcacTTCCTAAGCGGACACTCGG GAGAGGTGAGGGGCTTGCGGGTGTTCTGCGCGGGCCGGAGCGCCGTGTCCGCCTCCAGCGACCGCACGCTGCGCCTGTGGGATCTGCGCCGTGGCTGGGAGAAGTCCATGTTTCAGGAGGGAAGCCTGCCGGCCCCAGCACCCTGCGCCTGGAGCCTGCACGTGGACGAAGCCGGCGGGGTCCTGTACTCGGCCCCCGGCTCCCAG ATCAGTGCTTGGAACCTGGAATCTGCCCAGCTGGTTTTCCGCGTCCTGGGCGACCCCGCGGACCCCTGGCTGTGCACGGCCGTGCTGGCTTCCCCGGCCAGGCTGCTGGCAGTGTCCAGGGCAGGCGTGGTCCGCCTGTGGCACTCAGCCACCGGGAGCCTGCAGGGGGAGCATCGTGTGTCCGGGATCGCAGAAGAGACCCCCACCTGTGCGATCTTGGCGCAGAAGCAAGGGAAGGTGGTTACCGGGTTTAGCGACGGCTCCGTCTCCTTG GTCTCGGCTCAGGAGGACAGGCTACGGGAGAAGCTTCCAGACGCCGTGGGGTTCCTGGTGCTCTCGGAAGACGAGTCCCTTCTCGCCGCAG GCTTTGGCAGGTGCGTGCGCATCCTCCTGGCTGACGGGCGCGGCTTTCACCGGTTCCTGGCCGCCGACCTGAAACACGAGGACGTGGTGGAGACAGCGGTGTTCGGCCCCCAGAACAACCTGCTCGTCACGGGGTCCCGGGACGCGCTCATCCAG GTGTGGAGTCTTTCGGAACAGGGGAGACTTCTGGACGTCCTCCAGGGCATCGGGGCCCCCGTGAGCCTGCTGGCCCGGGCTGGGGCCTTGGTGGCATCTGCCTCCCCGCTCTCATCCTCTTGCCAAGTCTGGGACCTCCGGGCCGCTCACAGACCCCGGGCCGCGGCCACCTTCCCTGGCCGCACGGGGCTCACCGCCGTGTCCCACAACGGCAGCTTCGTGTACTTCCCCAAGGTCGGGGAGCGGCATGCCGTCAGCGTCTGGGACGTGGCGGAAG gtgaaGAACAAGACGCCCTGGACACATCCAGCGAGGTCCGGTGCCTGGAGGTGGCCGAGGAGGCCAAGCTGCTGTTCACGGGGCTCGCTTCGGGGGTGGTCCTCGTGTTCCCCCTGCACTCCAGGCAGGACGTCATGTGCATCCCCCCTCCCGAAGCCCGCAGAGCCGTCAACTGCATGGCCCTGAGCAAGAGCGAGAAGTGGCTAGCCGTCGCCTACGACAGTGTCGTGCTGGTGCTGGCCATCGGCCCCGGGGAGCCCTGCCCGGTCATCGAGGGCCCCACGTACACCATCTCCCCCGGGCTGCCCGAGCCCATCGCCAGCGTGGCCGTGCTGGCCGACTCCCGCGTGCTGTACGGCACGGCCGCCGGCGGCCTCTTCCTCCACGAGTGTGCCAGTTCCCGAGGGGTCCCACTGGAGGCCCACGGGAGCCGTGTTGGCTGCGTGGACGTCAGCCACGGGGAGCAGCTGGCCGTGAGCGGGTCCGGGGaagccctgctctgcctctgggaCCTGCAGGCGCGCAGGTGGAAGTTCCAGATGAGCTGTACG AGCTCCTACTGCGGGGGTGTCCAGTGCGCCCGCTTCTCCAAGGACGACGAGTACGTGTACGCGGGCATGAAGGACTGCTCGGTGACGGTGTGGAGCGCTCTGGACG GCACCCTGCTGGCCGTCCAGTTCGTCCACACCGTGGTGGACAGAATCATCCCCACGGCTGGGGGcttcctggcccccagcaggcACGGGTATCTCATCCGCGAGCGTTTCCAGCGCCCCGCGGCGAGAACCTCGCAGCAGGAGCCGTTGCACACCTTCCAGAAGGCAGCGTGGATGGTCAGagccaggcagagagagcagcGGGCGGCGGCCGCGGGAGCTCCGGGGGCCTCGGGGTCGGAGCGGGCCCCTGGGAAGGAGTCCACGCCCAACAGGCGCTCGCAAGTCTGCGTGATCGTGTAG